One Campylobacter concisus DNA segment encodes these proteins:
- a CDS encoding pyridoxamine kinase: MKRILTIQDISCIGKCSLTVALPIISAQGIEACILPTALLSTHTGFKNFTFRDLTDEFDAITQVWHKENIAFDGIYTGFLGSFSQLELIEKIFNEFNDSAPLILVDPCMGDNGKLYHGFDEKFVMKMRELCTKAHVITPNITEASFMCGIPFFGSDYTQDYILELLEGLASFGARKIVLKGIRYKQNECGIIAYDANTKEKVEYFHEFLPFHTSGTGDIFASVLFGSLINGESMQNAIKKAANFVLSSIKITLKDKSRAWYGVQFEKVLGTLTK; encoded by the coding sequence ATGAAAAGAATCCTTACAATACAAGATATCTCGTGCATTGGCAAATGTTCGCTTACTGTCGCACTTCCGATAATTAGCGCTCAAGGCATTGAGGCGTGCATATTGCCTACTGCGTTACTTTCGACCCATACTGGCTTTAAAAATTTCACATTTCGTGATCTGACTGATGAATTTGACGCTATAACGCAGGTTTGGCACAAAGAAAATATCGCATTTGATGGAATTTATACTGGATTTTTAGGCAGCTTTAGCCAGCTTGAGCTGATAGAGAAAATTTTTAATGAGTTTAATGACTCTGCTCCACTAATACTTGTAGATCCTTGCATGGGCGACAATGGCAAGCTCTATCACGGATTTGATGAAAAATTTGTTATGAAAATGCGTGAGCTTTGCACAAAGGCTCACGTCATCACACCAAACATAACAGAAGCAAGCTTTATGTGCGGGATACCGTTTTTTGGCAGTGACTATACGCAAGATTATATTTTAGAGTTGCTTGAAGGCTTAGCTAGCTTTGGAGCTAGAAAGATTGTGCTAAAGGGCATTAGATACAAGCAAAATGAATGTGGCATCATAGCTTACGACGCAAATACAAAAGAGAAAGTAGAGTATTTTCACGAGTTTTTGCCATTTCACACGAGTGGAACCGGAGATATATTTGCTTCTGTGCTTTTTGGCTCACTCATAAATGGCGAAAGCATGCAAAATGCCATCAAAAAGGCAGCAAACTTTGTGCTTAGTAGCATTAAAATCACGCTAAAAGATAAGAGTCGTGCATGGTATGGTGTGCAGTTTGAAAAGGTGCTTGGCACTCTTACAAAATAG
- a CDS encoding DUF488 domain-containing protein yields MFKAYRIYDFIKDDSLDMKAAFVDRLYPRGIRKEIFSNFLWLKDITPSTTLREWFHEDREARFDEFCEKFELELDNEKAQSCFKMLKKLEKEHGDIVLLTASKDINLCHIVVLLKILNK; encoded by the coding sequence ATGTTTAAAGCTTATAGAATTTATGATTTTATCAAAGATGATAGTTTGGATATGAAGGCGGCTTTTGTTGATAGACTCTATCCAAGAGGCATAAGAAAAGAGATATTTTCAAATTTCCTTTGGTTAAAAGATATCACACCAAGCACTACTTTAAGAGAGTGGTTTCATGAAGATAGAGAAGCTAGATTTGATGAGTTTTGTGAGAAATTTGAGCTCGAGCTTGATAATGAAAAAGCGCAATCTTGCTTTAAAATGCTAAAAAAACTAGAAAAAGAGCATGGCGATATAGTACTTCTAACAGCTAGCAAAGATATAAATCTTTGCCATATCGTTGTGTTATTAAAAATTTTAAATAAGTAG
- a CDS encoding ribose-phosphate pyrophosphokinase: MRGYKIFSGTANIELSKKISQYLSLPLSEASIKRFSDGEISVQIGESVRGKDVFVIQPTCAPTNTNLMELLILTDALRRSSASSITAIVPYFGYARQDRKAAPRVPITAKLVANMMQTAGIDRVVTMDLHAGQIQGFFDIPVDNLYGSIIFNDYVRAKNLPNPIVASPDVGGVARARALAKNLNLDMVIVDKRREKANESEVMNIIGDVNGKDVILVDDMIDTAGTIVKAAEIFKERGATSVMAFCTHPVLSGPAYDRLRLGFLDELVVTDTIPLAEELPCIKVLSAASLFGEVIRRVYHNESVNSLF, from the coding sequence ATGAGAGGCTATAAAATTTTCTCAGGAACGGCTAATATTGAGCTTTCAAAGAAAATTTCGCAATATCTTTCACTTCCTCTTAGCGAGGCAAGTATAAAAAGATTTAGCGATGGAGAGATCAGTGTGCAAATCGGCGAGAGCGTGCGCGGAAAAGATGTTTTTGTCATTCAGCCAACATGTGCACCGACAAATACAAATTTAATGGAGCTGCTTATCTTGACTGATGCTTTAAGACGTAGCAGTGCAAGCTCAATAACAGCGATTGTGCCGTATTTTGGCTACGCTAGACAAGATAGAAAAGCAGCCCCTAGAGTACCGATCACTGCAAAGCTAGTGGCAAACATGATGCAAACAGCAGGTATCGATAGAGTCGTCACTATGGATCTTCACGCAGGGCAAATTCAAGGATTTTTTGATATTCCGGTTGATAACCTTTATGGAAGCATCATTTTTAATGACTACGTAAGAGCTAAAAATTTACCAAATCCAATCGTTGCAAGCCCTGATGTAGGCGGCGTGGCTCGTGCTAGAGCTTTGGCTAAAAATCTAAATCTTGACATGGTTATTGTAGATAAGCGCCGCGAAAAAGCAAACGAGAGCGAAGTGATGAATATAATCGGCGACGTAAACGGCAAAGACGTGATCTTGGTTGATGATATGATCGATACGGCTGGCACGATCGTAAAAGCAGCTGAAATTTTTAAAGAGCGTGGCGCAACTAGCGTTATGGCGTTTTGCACGCATCCAGTCCTTAGTGGGCCAGCTTACGATAGGCTAAGACTAGGCTTTTTAGATGAGCTAGTGGTAACAGATACTATACCTTTAGCAGAGGAGCTACCTTGTATAAAAGTGCTAAGTGCAGCTTCTTTATTTGGCGAAGTGATACGCCGTGTATATCACAATGAAAGCGTAAATAGCCTATTTTAA
- the tilS gene encoding tRNA lysidine(34) synthetase TilS yields MISQNVQEKLNSRANLLAFSHGIDSTALFYILEEAGIKFDLAMVDYNVREQSKSEIESAKELADKFGKKIYTKSVFLDESNFEKNARDARYEFFGEICQKFGYENLILAHQFDDKFEWFLMQLSKGAGLKELFGISELEKRKHFWLVRPLLNLRKKELQSYLDKRNLHYFIDDTNLKGEFKRSFIRLNFSEPFLDRYFSGVQKSFEFLEADRQILMPNITKISDKIFIIKNDSNAIRGVDMAAKELNVLLSKAQKDELSANLAKQTSVVLSGKIAVGYADAYLLVTPFCKAIMPKIFKEKARILKIPAINRGYLFAINFDLSKLNSNKY; encoded by the coding sequence ATGATAAGCCAAAATGTGCAAGAAAAGTTAAACTCACGTGCAAACCTACTAGCCTTCTCGCACGGTATAGACAGCACTGCACTTTTTTACATTTTAGAAGAGGCTGGGATCAAATTTGATCTAGCGATGGTTGATTACAATGTTCGAGAGCAAAGTAAAAGTGAGATAGAAAGCGCAAAAGAGCTCGCAGATAAATTTGGTAAAAAAATTTATACCAAAAGCGTTTTTTTAGATGAGTCAAATTTTGAAAAAAATGCGCGTGATGCAAGATATGAGTTTTTTGGAGAAATTTGTCAAAAATTTGGCTATGAAAATTTGATCTTAGCTCATCAATTTGACGATAAATTTGAGTGGTTTTTGATGCAGCTTAGTAAGGGTGCTGGGCTAAAAGAGCTCTTTGGCATAAGCGAGCTTGAAAAGAGAAAGCACTTTTGGTTAGTTAGGCCACTTTTAAATTTACGCAAAAAAGAGCTTCAAAGCTATCTTGACAAGAGAAATTTACACTATTTTATCGATGATACAAATTTAAAAGGCGAGTTTAAAAGAAGCTTCATAAGGCTAAATTTTAGTGAGCCATTTTTGGATAGATATTTTAGTGGCGTGCAAAAGAGCTTTGAGTTTTTAGAAGCTGATAGACAAATTTTAATGCCAAATATTACAAAAATAAGTGATAAAATTTTTATCATAAAAAATGATAGTAATGCGATACGAGGCGTTGATATGGCGGCAAAAGAGCTAAACGTGCTTCTAAGCAAAGCTCAAAAAGATGAGCTAAGTGCAAATTTAGCAAAGCAAACAAGCGTGGTGCTAAGTGGCAAGATCGCTGTCGGATACGCAGATGCTTACCTTCTAGTAACTCCATTTTGCAAAGCCATAATGCCAAAAATTTTTAAAGAGAAGGCTAGAATTTTAAAAATTCCAGCTATAAATAGAGGCTATCTTTTTGCTATAAATTTTGATTTATCAAAATTAAATTCTAATAAGTATTGA
- the rimO gene encoding 30S ribosomal protein S12 methylthiotransferase RimO, translated as MPKLHLISLGCNKNLVDSEIMLGRLQNYDITDDISDADVIIVNTCGFIKSAKEESIQTILEMHEARKNGSLLVVTGCLMQRYKDELMKELPEVDLFTGVADYDKIDEIILKKQNLFSPQTYLQANEERVITGSNYHAYIKISEGCNQKCSFCAIPTFKGKLKSRSLENIVNEVKNLVKKGYYDFSFLSQDSSSYMRDQGVSDGLIGLIDEIEKIKGIRSARILYLYPSTTSKELIGRIIASPVFHNYFDMPIQHISENMLKIMKRGSGAKNIKELLNLMRNAENSFLRTGVIVGHPGESEEDFEELCEFLEEFKFDRISAFAYSKEEDTASFEMEQIPAKIISKRLNKIEKITKKSINESLQKEIGKQIYASLEGESSEGEMFYAAKKDIWDKDIDGEILINESDVKELEIGSLYLCEVSDVVDQKLIAKIIKKAK; from the coding sequence ATGCCAAAACTTCACTTAATTTCACTTGGCTGCAATAAAAATTTAGTTGATTCAGAAATAATGCTTGGTAGATTGCAAAACTACGACATCACGGATGATATCAGTGATGCTGACGTTATCATCGTAAATACCTGTGGCTTTATCAAATCCGCCAAAGAAGAGAGCATACAAACCATACTTGAGATGCACGAAGCTCGTAAAAATGGCTCTTTACTGGTGGTAACTGGCTGTCTTATGCAGCGATATAAAGACGAACTCATGAAAGAGCTACCAGAGGTTGATCTCTTTACCGGTGTGGCTGACTATGACAAGATCGATGAGATCATCTTGAAAAAGCAAAATTTATTTAGCCCGCAAACTTATCTACAAGCAAATGAAGAGCGTGTGATAACTGGCTCAAACTATCATGCTTACATAAAAATTTCAGAAGGCTGTAACCAAAAATGTAGTTTTTGTGCCATTCCAACTTTTAAAGGCAAACTGAAATCACGCTCACTTGAAAACATCGTAAATGAGGTCAAAAATTTAGTCAAAAAAGGCTACTACGACTTTAGCTTTTTATCCCAAGACTCAAGCTCATATATGCGCGATCAGGGCGTTAGCGACGGACTTATCGGACTTATTGATGAAATTGAAAAGATAAAAGGGATAAGAAGCGCTAGAATACTTTATCTTTATCCAAGCACGACCAGCAAGGAGCTAATAGGGCGTATCATCGCCTCGCCGGTCTTTCATAACTACTTTGACATGCCGATCCAGCACATTAGCGAAAATATGCTAAAGATAATGAAGCGTGGAAGCGGTGCCAAAAATATAAAAGAGCTTTTAAATTTAATGAGAAATGCTGAGAATTCATTCTTACGAACCGGTGTCATCGTGGGTCATCCAGGAGAGAGCGAGGAGGATTTTGAGGAGCTTTGCGAATTTTTAGAAGAGTTTAAATTTGATAGAATTTCAGCCTTTGCCTACTCGAAAGAAGAAGACACAGCATCTTTTGAAATGGAGCAAATCCCGGCCAAAATCATTTCAAAAAGACTAAACAAGATAGAAAAGATCACCAAAAAATCGATAAATGAGAGCTTGCAAAAAGAGATAGGTAAGCAAATTTATGCTTCTCTTGAGGGCGAAAGTAGCGAGGGTGAGATGTTTTACGCAGCCAAAAAAGATATCTGGGACAAAGATATAGATGGCGAGATATTGATCAATGAAAGCGATGTCAAAGAGCTTGAGATAGGCTCGCTCTATCTTTGCGAAGTAAGCGATGTGGTCGATCAAAAACTAATCGCTAAAATCATCAAAAAAGCAAAATGA
- the panC gene encoding pantoate--beta-alanine ligase — MQIIRTVKELENFVSNTSGKIGFVPTMGALHDGHVSLIKKCVSENEISIVSTFVNPTQFLPGEDLDKYPRNEQNDIKICEQNSVSAIFIPDANELYFEDEPLIIAPKKFSAILEGKTRPGHFDGVLRVLNKLFRLTRANSVYMGKKDTQQLIIVQNMIKTFFLNTSLVACDIVREPDGLALSSRNVYICDEDKCNALRLSRSLNKAQNLIQNGEEDASEIKTKMLEVLEPLKVDYVAITDRNLNEISKIEKNNTIILVAAYVGKTRLIDNIWI; from the coding sequence ATGCAAATCATAAGAACCGTAAAAGAACTTGAAAATTTCGTCTCAAACACAAGTGGAAAGATAGGTTTCGTACCAACCATGGGTGCACTTCATGACGGACATGTTAGTCTTATCAAAAAATGCGTGAGCGAAAATGAGATAAGTATCGTCTCAACATTCGTTAATCCAACTCAGTTTTTACCAGGTGAAGATCTGGACAAATACCCAAGAAACGAACAAAACGACATTAAAATTTGTGAGCAAAATAGCGTTAGCGCTATTTTTATCCCAGATGCTAATGAACTTTACTTTGAAGATGAGCCACTCATCATTGCTCCAAAAAAATTTTCAGCTATCTTAGAGGGCAAAACTAGACCTGGACACTTTGATGGCGTACTAAGGGTGCTAAACAAGCTATTTCGCCTAACTCGTGCAAATAGCGTTTACATGGGCAAAAAAGATACACAACAATTAATCATCGTGCAAAACATGATAAAGACATTTTTTCTTAATACCAGCCTAGTGGCTTGTGATATCGTTAGAGAGCCAGACGGCTTAGCGCTTTCAAGTAGAAACGTCTATATCTGCGACGAAGATAAATGTAATGCTCTAAGGCTTTCAAGATCGCTAAATAAAGCACAAAATTTGATCCAAAACGGCGAAGAGGACGCAAGCGAGATCAAAACAAAGATGCTTGAAGTGCTAGAGCCATTAAAGGTTGATTATGTCGCTATCACGGATAGAAATTTAAATGAAATTTCCAAAATAGAAAAAAATAACACCATCATTTTAGTGGCAGCTTACGTTGGTAAAACTAGGCTAATAGACAATATCTGGATATAA
- the prfB gene encoding peptide chain release factor 2, with product MDNYEYNELLKKLQTKVENIGSIVKPDEIKARLKEIEATEQDPDFWQDIAKAGALNKEKTKISNMLAKFNDANQAVSDAKELFELANSENDEETINSLFDDAKNLDEKIVNLEISMLLSGEDDGKNAIVSIHPGAGGTESNDWASMLYRMYLRFCEREGFKVETLDFQEGEEAGLKDVSFIVKGENAYGYFKAENGIHRLVRTSPFDSAGRRHTSFSSVMVSPEVDDDIEIEIEEKDLKIDTYRASGAGGQHVNKTESAIRITHIPTGIVVQCQNDRSQHKNRATAMKMLKSRLYELELMKQQEASNSVEKSEIGWGHQIRSYVLFPYQQVKDNRSGEAYSQTDAILDGDIKKMIEGVLIAQKAEA from the coding sequence TTGGATAATTACGAATACAACGAGCTTTTAAAGAAGCTGCAAACAAAAGTTGAAAACATAGGCTCTATCGTAAAGCCTGACGAGATAAAGGCTAGACTTAAAGAGATAGAGGCCACTGAGCAAGACCCTGACTTTTGGCAAGATATCGCTAAAGCTGGGGCGCTAAATAAAGAAAAGACAAAAATTTCAAATATGCTTGCAAAATTTAACGATGCTAATCAGGCAGTAAGCGATGCAAAGGAGCTTTTTGAGCTAGCAAATTCTGAAAATGACGAAGAGACTATAAATTCTTTATTTGATGATGCTAAAAATTTAGATGAAAAGATAGTAAATCTTGAAATTTCTATGCTTTTAAGTGGCGAAGATGATGGCAAAAACGCGATTGTATCGATCCACCCTGGAGCTGGCGGCACTGAGAGTAATGACTGGGCGAGTATGCTTTATAGGATGTATCTTAGATTTTGTGAGCGTGAGGGCTTTAAGGTCGAGACTCTTGACTTTCAAGAGGGCGAAGAGGCTGGGCTAAAGGACGTGAGCTTTATAGTAAAAGGTGAAAATGCCTATGGGTACTTTAAAGCAGAAAATGGTATCCACAGGCTCGTTCGCACAAGCCCATTTGATAGCGCAGGGCGCCGTCATACAAGCTTTTCTAGCGTCATGGTAAGCCCTGAAGTAGATGATGATATAGAGATTGAGATCGAGGAAAAAGATCTAAAGATAGACACTTATAGAGCAAGCGGTGCAGGCGGTCAGCACGTAAATAAAACTGAATCAGCCATCCGCATCACGCACATACCAACTGGCATCGTCGTACAGTGTCAAAATGACCGCAGCCAGCACAAAAATAGAGCTACAGCGATGAAAATGCTAAAGTCTCGTCTTTACGAGCTTGAGCTGATGAAACAACAAGAAGCGAGCAATAGCGTCGAAAAGAGCGAAATCGGCTGGGGTCATCAGATAAGATCATACGTGCTTTTCCCGTATCAGCAGGTAAAAGACAACCGCAGCGGCGAGGCATACTCTCAAACTGATGCGATACTTGATGGGGACATCAAAAAGATGATAGAAGGTGTTTTGATCGCTCAAAAGGCTGAGGCGTAA
- a CDS encoding tetratricopeptide repeat protein, translated as MKKFIIFVFIVLLFWGCSLEQISQNFGLSEPPLDPEVEQIADAIYLYNEGNYPKACKRFYDYAKDGNVLAMQQTGICFRDGKGFSKDILRALFWFETAGRYGNIDGLRSAGYIYEYGLGVNKNLEKAIYFYEKATSLGSSEASYDLGLIYLGKNDYKKARIYLDEACSKGKEEACAKLKEMKF; from the coding sequence ATGAAAAAATTTATCATTTTTGTATTTATTGTTTTGCTATTTTGGGGATGTTCGTTAGAGCAAATTTCACAAAATTTTGGCCTTAGTGAGCCACCACTTGATCCAGAGGTCGAGCAAATAGCAGACGCCATCTATCTATACAATGAAGGCAACTATCCAAAGGCTTGTAAGAGATTTTATGATTATGCAAAAGATGGAAATGTTCTAGCCATGCAGCAAACTGGCATTTGTTTTCGTGACGGCAAAGGCTTTAGCAAGGATATCTTAAGAGCACTTTTTTGGTTTGAAACAGCTGGCAGATACGGCAACATAGACGGACTAAGAAGTGCTGGATATATCTACGAGTACGGTCTTGGGGTCAATAAAAATTTAGAAAAAGCGATATATTTTTACGAAAAAGCTACAAGCCTTGGCTCAAGCGAGGCCAGCTACGATCTGGGGCTTATCTATCTAGGCAAAAATGACTACAAGAAAGCTAGAATTTATCTTGATGAAGCTTGCTCTAAAGGCAAAGAAGAGGCTTGTGCAAAACTAAAAGAGATGAAATTTTAG
- a CDS encoding type II secretion system protein, with amino-acid sequence MDHNALLIQLGYNVNETTTAQMCRILNNTDGLLPKSIIELNDHLKPHLCFVAMSGSEDRLKIKNVATVNEIKERVDEIIKNWANKYKMELKKINETTYYLMGKIRD; translated from the coding sequence ATGGATCATAATGCACTTTTAATCCAGCTTGGCTATAACGTCAATGAAACGACCACTGCTCAAATGTGTAGAATTTTAAACAATACTGATGGTCTTTTGCCAAAGAGCATAATTGAACTAAACGATCATTTAAAACCACACCTTTGTTTTGTGGCGATGAGTGGAAGTGAAGATAGACTAAAGATAAAAAATGTAGCTACCGTTAATGAAATAAAAGAGCGAGTTGATGAGATCATAAAAAACTGGGCTAATAAATATAAAATGGAGCTAAAAAAGATAAATGAAACAACTTATTATTTAATGGGAAAGATAAGGGACTGA
- a CDS encoding dihydrolipoyl dehydrogenase family protein: MKYDIVIIGFGKAGKTLAVKAAALGKKVALVERSPKMYGGTCINVGCIPTKRLITAAKEAKFVNNSVESEYYTLSVENKNKLISALNAKNYAMLNDKENIDVIDGVGSFASENSVLVTTPSGEKKIIEGDFIIINSGSKEADTPFEVVSSNVFSSQTLLDLKNLPKHFVIIGSGFIGIEFASMFANFGSKVTIIGRSKLLKNEDDDIANSVKDALRVQGVEILEGCEIECIKENVLNFKQNGEQRCLRADAFLIALGRVANVDDLNLKAAGVELNEKGFIKTNENLQTNVSNIYAVGDVRGGELFTYTSLDDFRIVYSQIFGDKKRNTKNRSIHANVLFTDTPLARVGVNAKEASKFGLNFKELKLSMATVPGAKVLNHDVGMLKAIVDAQSGEILGASFHCIYANELINEIAIAMNLKANANFFKNQIFTHPSISEALNDLFGQF, encoded by the coding sequence ATGAAATATGATATTGTAATTATTGGTTTTGGAAAAGCTGGCAAAACGCTAGCGGTTAAAGCTGCCGCACTTGGCAAAAAAGTGGCTCTTGTAGAGAGATCGCCAAAGATGTATGGAGGCACTTGCATAAATGTTGGCTGCATACCAACCAAACGTCTAATAACAGCCGCTAAAGAGGCAAAATTTGTAAATAATAGCGTTGAAAGCGAATATTACACGCTTAGTGTGGAAAATAAAAATAAACTAATTTCAGCTTTGAATGCTAAAAACTATGCGATGCTAAATGATAAAGAAAATATCGATGTAATCGATGGCGTTGGCTCATTTGCTAGTGAAAATAGCGTACTTGTAACAACGCCAAGCGGTGAGAAAAAGATAATAGAGGGCGATTTTATTATCATAAATAGTGGCTCAAAAGAGGCAGATACTCCTTTTGAGGTTGTAAGCTCAAATGTATTTTCAAGCCAAACTTTGCTTGATCTAAAAAATTTACCAAAGCATTTTGTCATTATCGGTAGCGGTTTTATTGGTATAGAGTTTGCATCAATGTTTGCAAATTTTGGCTCAAAAGTGACTATTATAGGGCGTTCAAAACTACTTAAAAACGAAGATGATGATATAGCTAATAGCGTAAAAGATGCTCTTAGAGTCCAAGGCGTTGAAATTTTAGAGGGTTGCGAGATAGAGTGCATTAAAGAAAATGTATTAAATTTCAAGCAAAATGGCGAGCAAAGATGCCTTAGAGCCGATGCATTTTTGATCGCGCTTGGTAGAGTGGCAAATGTGGATGATTTAAATTTAAAAGCTGCTGGAGTTGAGCTAAATGAAAAAGGCTTTATAAAGACAAATGAAAATCTTCAAACAAATGTGTCAAACATCTATGCGGTAGGCGACGTGCGCGGCGGAGAGCTTTTTACTTATACGAGCTTAGATGATTTTAGGATAGTTTATTCACAAATTTTTGGTGATAAAAAGAGAAATACTAAAAATAGAAGCATTCATGCAAATGTGCTATTTACTGATACTCCGCTAGCAAGAGTTGGAGTAAATGCAAAAGAGGCTAGTAAATTTGGGCTAAATTTTAAAGAGCTAAAGCTTAGCATGGCAACAGTACCAGGTGCAAAAGTATTAAATCACGATGTAGGCATGCTAAAAGCTATCGTTGATGCACAAAGTGGAGAAATTTTAGGAGCCAGCTTTCACTGCATCTATGCAAATGAGCTGATAAATGAAATCGCAATTGCGATGAATTTAAAAGCAAACGCAAATTTCTTTAAAAATCAAATTTTCACTCATCCAAGTATCAGTGAAGCACTAAATGACTTATTTGGACAATTTTAA
- a CDS encoding tetratricopeptide repeat protein yields the protein MKKYLLLLSALFFTGCLNVIGIGQKQDDSWQQPKDEKIVQNKEQISRNAIEILIPKCEEGDAEACNDLGVNYELLKEYENALTNYQKACDAKVQVGCANLGTLYELGLGVKKNPKKAISIYKESCNGGGMQACYHLGNAYRKGEIVKRDYYLAMQAYTNACNAGDLPSCANIGAMYELGLGVNKDEKRAYGIYKVACFRGLSKACPQMKRLGTKLGM from the coding sequence ATGAAAAAATATTTATTGCTTTTATCGGCTTTATTTTTCACTGGCTGCTTAAATGTGATTGGTATAGGACAAAAACAAGATGATTCGTGGCAGCAACCAAAGGATGAAAAAATAGTGCAAAATAAAGAGCAAATTTCAAGAAATGCGATCGAAATTTTAATACCAAAATGCGAAGAAGGTGATGCGGAAGCTTGCAATGATTTGGGTGTAAATTACGAGCTTTTAAAAGAATATGAAAATGCTTTAACAAATTATCAAAAAGCTTGCGATGCTAAGGTACAAGTCGGTTGTGCAAATTTGGGCACTCTTTATGAGCTTGGACTCGGAGTTAAAAAAAATCCAAAAAAAGCAATTTCAATTTATAAAGAAAGTTGCAATGGTGGAGGCATGCAAGCTTGCTATCATTTAGGCAATGCTTATAGAAAGGGCGAGATCGTTAAGCGAGATTATTACTTAGCAATGCAAGCTTATACAAATGCATGCAATGCTGGCGATTTGCCAAGTTGTGCCAATATCGGAGCGATGTATGAGCTTGGTCTTGGTGTCAATAAAGATGAAAAAAGGGCTTATGGAATTTATAAAGTCGCTTGCTTTCGTGGGCTAAGCAAGGCATGCCCACAAATGAAAAGACTAGGCACAAAGCTGGGAATGTAA
- a CDS encoding tetratricopeptide repeat protein, whose translation MKKVLNFGLILAMGFMLSGCWSWQKMVSFGFWQSDEEARAERLELEKERMEQSCNAGNSIDCNNLAVNFSNEKDFVKAKSYYEKACNAGLATACSNLGQIYEQGLIDEQKDIEKALRLYKLACDSGDGVGCYNEAMGLKSYIESENLKTHKIDRAKAESRVLRLLAKSCELEYAQSCFLLAKLSGNEAKADALYKRACQLGKCVDRK comes from the coding sequence GTGAAAAAGGTCTTAAATTTTGGTCTTATTTTGGCTATGGGCTTTATGCTTAGTGGTTGCTGGTCTTGGCAAAAGATGGTAAGCTTTGGCTTTTGGCAAAGTGATGAAGAGGCGAGAGCAGAGCGTCTTGAGCTTGAAAAAGAGAGGATGGAACAAAGTTGCAATGCTGGAAATAGCATCGACTGCAACAATCTAGCTGTAAATTTTAGTAACGAAAAAGACTTTGTTAAGGCAAAAAGCTACTATGAAAAGGCTTGTAATGCTGGGCTTGCTACGGCTTGCTCAAATTTGGGTCAGATCTATGAGCAAGGGCTTATTGATGAGCAAAAAGATATAGAAAAGGCTTTAAGACTATATAAACTAGCTTGTGATAGCGGTGATGGCGTTGGCTGCTATAACGAAGCAATGGGGCTGAAATCCTACATCGAAAGCGAAAATTTAAAGACCCATAAGATAGATAGAGCTAAGGCTGAGTCTAGAGTGCTAAGGCTTTTGGCAAAGAGCTGCGAGCTTGAGTATGCTCAGTCATGCTTTTTGCTTGCAAAGCTAAGCGGCAATGAAGCAAAGGCAGACGCACTTTACAAAAGAGCTTGTCAGCTTGGTAAGTGTGTGGATAGAAAGTAG
- a CDS encoding 2-hydroxyacyl-CoA dehydratase family protein has product MSNFKDYLEKCLGVKNTDEKLKETIEIFNKERDAPSAICK; this is encoded by the coding sequence ATGAGTAATTTTAAAGACTATCTTGAGAAATGTCTTGGTGTAAAAAATACAGACGAAAAGCTAAAAGAGACAATAGAAATTTTTAATAAAGAAAGAGATGCACCAAGTGCTATTTGCAAGTGA
- a CDS encoding 2-hydroxyacyl-CoA dehydratase, which translates to MNTTHAEFPRNLCSLIKASYGYTVTKKYPYMNASDIIIGEITCDGKNKIYKLFRSACPRTSKYDKEA; encoded by the coding sequence ATAAATACTACTCACGCTGAGTTTCCACGAAATCTTTGCTCGCTTATAAAAGCAAGCTACGGATATACTGTAACCAAAAAATATCCATATATGAATGCTAGTGATATTATCATAGGTGAGATAACCTGTGATGGCAAGAACAAGATATATAAGCTTTTTAGAAGTGCATGCCCTAGAACTTCCAAATATGACAAAGAAGCGTAG